One Rosa chinensis cultivar Old Blush chromosome 3, RchiOBHm-V2, whole genome shotgun sequence DNA window includes the following coding sequences:
- the LOC112194260 gene encoding F-box protein At3g07870, whose product MKIKTTNTERDQEVEDKRDDEKPCIILQLPDHIILEIFCRIPINTVIQCKYVCKSWRRSLTDQEFSKSLFARTPACLFLQDYSRTPCRRQNTIRHRIPPNKHILANLQSVSSPNNVVLKLSDPNALYNRLHSSVTGIMGSCNGFLCLFRYNCKIGAFIFNISNPITGESVPLPVNKEIGRPAHFGFGFSPISDVYKVVVFTSNEDNEHRFHKRKLDVMVLTVGSGIWRRIGKVSNVMHGTREGVFHNGFLHWVCHCRKGCHFFIRAFDVESERFKDLPMPPYYFRPDSIPQMRVLGGSLSVSDGRTFWVMKEYGVKRSWTKELVIGHDTIDPNDAYGSYIRYVSVLKFTEGKVLLLANTNLCLYTPETRTLERVEIDGMPPGGFHFVADHIPSFVSPKDIIKDYVSKVPS is encoded by the coding sequence ATGAAAATCAAAACAACCAACACTGAGAGAGATCAAGAAGTAGAAGACAAAAGAGATGATGAGAAACCCTGCATTATTCTACAATTGCCCGACCACATAATCCTGGAGATCTTCTGTAGAATCCCAATAAACACGGTCATCCAATGCAAGTATGTATGCAAGTCTTGGCGCCGTTCTCTCACAGACCAAGAGTTCTCAAAATCCCTATTTGCACGTACTCCGGCGTGCTTGTTTCTCCAAGACTATAGTAGGACCCCATGCCGGAGGCAAAACACCATACGTCATCGTATACCCCCGAATAAGCACATCTTGGCCAACTTGCAAAGCGTCTCGAGCCCAAACAACGTGGTCTTGAAGCTTTCAGATCCCAATGCCTTATACAACAGGCTCCATTCAAGTGTTACAGGTATTATGGGATCCTGCAATGGCTTCCTCTGCTTATTCCGCTATAATTGTAAAATTGGTGCTTTCATTTTTAACATATCCAATCCCATTACCGGCGAGTCTGTACCTCTTCCAGTCAATAAAGAAATAGGCCGTCCGGCTCactttgggtttgggtttagtcCCATAAGTGATGTCTATAAGGTGGTTGTGTTTACATCCAATGAAGATAATGAACATCGCTTTCACAAAAGAAAATTGGACGTGATGGTTTTGACTGTTGGCTCTGGGATTTGGAGAAGAATTGGCAAAGTATCCAATGTCATGCATGGAACACGAGAAGGGGTCTTTCATAATGGATTTCTTCACTGGGTTTGCCACTGTAGAAAAGGTTGTCACTTTTTCATTCGTGCATTTGATGTTGAAAGCGAGCGTTTCAAGGATTTACCAATGCCCCCTTATTATTTCCGTCCCGATTCTATACCTCAAATGCGAGTCTTAGGAGGTTCACTTTCTGTAAGTGATGGCCGCACGTTTTGGGTAATGAAAGAGTACGGCGTCAAGAGGTCTTGGACCAAGGAGCTTGTAATTGGACATGATACAATTGATCCTAATGACGCATATGGGTCCTATATACGATATGTTTCAGTTTTGAAATTTACAGAGGGGAAAGTTTTGTTGTTAGCAAACACTAATTTGTGCCTCTATACTCCTGAAACAAGGACCCTTGAGAGGGTTGAAATTGATGGGATGCCACCAGGGGGCTTCCATTTCGTGGCAGACCATATTCCAAGCTTTGTTTCTCCGAAGGATATTATCAAGGATTACGTCTCCAAAGTACCTAGTTAA